From a single Saccharomyces kudriavzevii IFO 1802 strain IFO1802 genome assembly, chromosome: 15 genomic region:
- the SKDI15G0290 gene encoding uncharacterized protein (similar to Saccharomyces cerevisiae STB1 (YNL309W) and YOL131W; ancestral locus Anc_3.37) produces MNNNRKPHDDVQDKVLQRAELAHYIWNLRFNLNKVTKRILLEAEVFQENGKTKPQLKIEQPIRQFFYPECLEEENMPLIREFKCLDSPPPVPPSSSQEDDEESRLGSPY; encoded by the coding sequence ATGAATAACAATAGAAAGCCACATGACGATGTCCAAGATAAGGTTCTGCAAAGAGCGGAACTAGCACACTACATTTGGAACTTGAGATTTAACTTGAATAAAGTAACTAAACGAATTCTCTTGGAAGCAGAagttttccaagaaaatggaaaaactAAGCCACAATTGAAAATAGAGCAGCCAATTcgccaatttttttatcctgAGTGTctggaagaagaaaatatgcCATTGATCAGAGAGTTTAAATGTTTGGATTCGCCTCCGCCCGTTCCACCAAGCTCATcacaagaagatgatgaagaaagcAGGTTAGGTTCACCATACTAG
- the VPS68 gene encoding Vps68p (similar to Saccharomyces cerevisiae VPS68 (YOL129W); ancestral locus Anc_3.40) produces the protein MDADDHANLFRFPFKIPTFRGIRKAGVYLSGALYALGFWIFLDAVLFSRYSNASDVHVTFIDWIPFLCSTLGTLIVNSIEKNRLLQGALSSDGGAFGSGGGDLDSSMAWQARTILFFGFALLAGGLSGSIVVLIIKFLIKNYDTYPTLGMGVNNVLGNVCILLSCVVLWIAQNVEDEYSYSLTL, from the coding sequence ATGGACGCAGATGATCATGCGAACTTGTTCCGGTTTCCCTTCAAAATCCCCACTTTCCGTGGTATAAGGAAAGCAGGTGTGTACCTATCAGGTGCCCTTTATGCTCTAGGGTTTTGGATATTCTTGGATGCAGTGCTTTTTTCTAGATATTCGAATGCATCAGACGTTCATGTAACATTCATCGACTGGATTCCGTTTCTCTGTAGCACACTTGGGACGCTAATTGTGAACTCcatcgaaaaaaataggTTGTTGCAAGGTGCTTTATCGTCAGATGGTGGGGCCTTCGGTAGCGGTGGTGGTGACCTGGATTCAAGCATGGCATGGCAAGCTCGTaccattttattttttggttttgcCTTATTAGCTGGTGGCTTATCAGGCTCCATTGTCGTGTtaatcatcaaatttttaatCAAGAACTACGATACCTATCCAACTTTGGGGATGGGAGTAAACAATGTGTTGGGTAACGTGTGCATATTATTAAGTTGTGTTGTTTTATGGATTGCTCAAAATGTGGAAGACGaatattcatattctttgaCGCTTTAA
- the ALR1 gene encoding Mg(2+) transporter ALR1 (similar to Saccharomyces cerevisiae ALR1 (YOL130W); ancestral locus Anc_3.38), protein MSSSSSSSESSPNLSRSNSLANTMVSMKTEDHTGLYDHRQHPDSLPVRHQAPPLKRGETANCSNPPTPNEQKSSAKYGGHVEAGDPPARNRMDFEDESSDLGEAVSHHQLRASAILTSNARPSRLAHSMPHQKQLYVQSNTHILPKDGCLKKDYNMSPSTVSSSNKSRLSTPSSASPITKVRKPSLVNPILEIPREPKADPHSKQVKPKKRTYSTTSTHSSINPAVLLTKSLSQKSDGEDDAQERKPVRMNTRASFDSDVSQASRDSQETEEDVCFPMSPQLHTRVNGIDFDELEEYAQFANAEKSQFLANLQGPNEQKYSNVSQDIGFTSSTSTSSSSAALKYTPRISQTLEKSDGTNETDANAEKEEEHDDVKPSLRPGVSFGKNKVEGEDNENIPTPDPAYCSYQNTDFQIPNRFSFFCSESDETVHASDIPSLVSDGQTFYELFRGGEPTWWLDCSCPTDDEMRCIAKAFGIHPLTAEDIRMQETREKVELFKSYYFVCFHTFENDKESEDFLEPINVYIVVCRSGVLTFHFGPISHCANVRRRVRQLRDYVNVNSDWLCYALIDDITDSFAPVIQSIEYEADSIEDSVFMARDMDFSAMLQRIGESRRKTMTLMRLLSGKADVIKMFAKRCQDEANGIGPALTSQINIANLQSRQDNSNRTSNNSHALLPNNSPHTTSQPRGDIALYLGDIQDHLLTMFQNLLAYEKIFSRSHTNYLAQLQVESFNSNNKVTEMLGKVTMIGTMLVPLNVITGLFGMNVTVPGENSSIAWWFGILGVLLLLATIGWFLANFWIKRIDPPATLNEAAESGAKSVISSFLPKRNKRFNDRSKNVNIRVGPSNRSVASLPSRYSRYD, encoded by the coding sequence atgtcatcatcgtctAGTTCGTCAGAGTCGTCGCCTAATTTGTCGCGATCGAACTCACTGGCTAACACCATGGTTTCCATGAAAACAGAGGATCATACAGGATTGTATGACCACAGGCAGCATCCTGACTCGCTACCAGTTCGTCACCAAGCTCCGCCATTGAAGAGGGGGGAAACAGCTAACTGCTCAAACCCTCCTACTCCCAATGAGCAGAAGAGCTCAGCGAAATATGGTGGCCATGTGGAGGCGGGAGATCCACCCGCGAGAAACCGCATGGATTTTGAGGATGAAAGTTCGGATTTGGGAGAAGCAGTTTCTCATCACCAATTGAGAGCATCTGCGATTCTAACTTCTAATGCGAGGCCATCTAGGCTAGCACATTCCATGCCACACCAAAAGCAGCTTTACGTGCAGAGCAATACACATATCTTACCAAAGGATGGGTGCCTAAAAAAGGACTATAATATGTCACCTTCGACCGTGTCTTCAAGTAACAAATCCAGACTAAGTACACCTTCCTCGGCAAGCCCCATTACAAAGGTCCGTAAACCCTCACTAGTCAATCCGATCCTTGAGATACCACGTGAGCCGAAAGCCGATCCGCATTCTAAGCAGGTCAAACCTAAGAAGAGAACTTACTCCACAACATCTACACATTCATCCATTAATCCTGCAGTTTTGCTGACGAAAAGTTTATCCCAAAAATCGGATGGAGAAGATGATGCACAGGAGAGAAAGCCAGTACGTATGAACACTAGGGCCTCTTTTGATAGCGATGTATCACAGGCGTCCAGGGATTCAcaagaaacagaagaagatgttTGTTTCCCAATGTCTCCACAGCTGCATACAAGAGTCAATGGTATAGATTTCGATGAACTAGAAGAATATGCCCAGTTTGCAAATGCGGAAAAGAGTCAGTTTCTGGCAAACCTTCAAGGACCCAACGAACAAAAATACAGTAACGTTTCTCAAGATATTGGATTTACTAGCTCCACTTCTACTTCAAGCTCTTCAGCGGCCTTGAAATACACACCTAGAATTTCGCAGACACTTGAAAAGAGTGACGGCACTAATGAGACAGACGCAAATGCGGAGAAGGAAGAGGAACATGACGATGTTAAGCCTAGTTTACGTCCTGGTGTATCATTTGGTAAAAATAAGGTGGAAGGagaagataatgaaaacattCCAACCCCTGATCCAGCGTATTGTTCATACCAAAATacagattttcaaattcccaatagattttcatttttctgttCAGAATCGGATGAAACTGTACATGCCAGTGACATTCCTTCTTTAGTATCTGACGGTCAGACTTTTTACGAATTGTTCAGAGGAGGCGAGCCAACATGGTGGTTGGATTGCAGTTGCCCAACCGATGATGAAATGCGTTGCATCGCAAAGGCATTTGGCATCCATCCATTGACGGCAGAAGATATTAGAATGCAGGAGACTCGTGAAAAGGTGGAACTTTTCAAGTCATATTACTTTGTTTGTTTCCATACATTTGAAAACGATAAGGAATCAGAGGATTTCTTGGAGCCCATTAACGTTTACATTGTCGTTTGCAGGTCAGGCGTTTTgacttttcattttggCCCAATATCTCATTGTGCCAATGTAAGAAGACGTGTAAGACAATTACGTGATTATGTCAATGTTAATTCAGATTGGTTATGTTATGCCTTAATCGATGATATCACGGATAGTTTTGCTCCTGTTATTCAATCTATTGAATATGAAGCTGACTCCATTGAAGATTCAGTATTCATGGCCCGTGATATGGACTTTTCGGCCATGTTACAAAGGATTGGTGAAAGTAGACGCAAGACAATGACGTTAATGAGACTTTTGAGTGGTAAAGCGGATGTTATAAAAATGTTTGCCAAAAGATGCCAAGATGAAGCTAATGGTATTGGACCAGCGCTAACATCACAGATCAATATTGCAAACTTACAATCAAGACAAGATAATTCCAATCGCACGAGTAATAATAGCCATGCACTTTTGCCAAATAACTCTCCACACACAACATCACAACCGAGGGGGGATATTGCATTATATCTAGGCGATATTCAAGATCATTTGTTGACGatgtttcaaaatttgcTGGCGTatgagaaaattttctctaGATCTCATACAAATTACCTAGCTCAGTTGCAAGTAGAATCGTTCAATTCGAATAACAAAGTTACGGAAATGTTAGGTAAGGTCACCATGATAGGTACAATGTTAGTCCCATTAAATGTTATCACTGGTCTTTTCGGTATGAATGTCACAGTTCCAGGAGAAAACTCCAGTATTGCGTGGTGGTTCGGAATATTGGGTGTTCTGCTTTTACTGGCCACCATAGGGTGGTTTTTGGCGAATTTTTGGATTAAAAGAATAGATCCTCCGGCTACTCTTAACGAAGCTGCAGAGAGTGGGGCCAAATCTGTTATCTCTAGCTTTTTACCCAAACGAAATAAGAGATTCAATGATCGTTCGAAAAATGTCAATATAAGAGTCGGCCCTTCAAATAGGTCAGTTGCAAGTCTTCCTAGTAGATATAGCCGCTATGATTGA
- the TRM13 gene encoding tRNA:m4X modification enzyme (similar to Saccharomyces cerevisiae TRM13 (YOL125W); ancestral locus Anc_3.46): MSQDNVGHIVKKAKPAERLQCEYFMEKKKRRCGMTRSSQNLYCSEHLHLVKKATNLQPHNKDGLKTEKERQRIPCPLDLKHTVWADQVDKHLKKCNKTKLSHLNDDKPYYEPGYNGGSGTSSPPVKIDLTTDHLIQAIQLLHKVFEEESMDDLPLRQLNNELMSLKRFPQLSSNTKHAVQQSSLIETLVAVGAFEGAMSLSFIEFGCGRAEFSRYISLYVLTQLAISSEDHSKSNFNEFVLIDRAANRMKFDKKIKDDFLEITSSAESQKLNCPSIKRTKIDIRDLKLDAILTSTCEDKSQYVCISKHLCGVATDLTLRCIRNSSVLHGDNNDRSNSKLRAICIAMCCRHACDHSDYVNRGYITSLLDKYKSNDSLLTYESFFRMLTKFCSWATCGRKLGTTITDTVNVAESFEGAEPYKMTIKERENIGLMARRIIDEGRLTYVRETFLEFDAELIKYVDSDVSLENVAMLVYRK; encoded by the coding sequence atgTCGCAAGATAATGTTGGGCATATTGTTAAAAAGGCAAAGCCTGCTGAAAGGTTGCAGTGTGAATATTtcatggaaaaaaagaaacgaagaTGTGGGATGACCAGAAGTTCACAAAACTTGTATTGTTCCGAGCATTTGCATTTGGTGAAAAAGGCAACCAATCTTCAACCCCATAATAAGGACGGTTTGAAAACGGAGAAAGAAAGGCAAAGAATTCCGTGTCCATTGGATTTGAAGCATACTGTTTGGGCGGATCAGGTGGATAagcatttgaaaaaatgtaacAAGACCAAACTAAGCCATTTAAACGATGACAAACCATATTACGAACCGGGTTATAACGGAGGGAGTGGAACTTCCTCGCCGCCTGTCAAGATAGATCTTACAACTGATCATTTGATTCAAGCCATTCAATTGCTGCACAAAGTTTTTGAGGAGGAGTCGATGGATGACTTACCGTTGAGACAATTGAACAATGAATTAATGTCTTTGAAACGGTTCCCTCAATTGTCTTCAAACACCAAGCATGCCGTTCAGCAGTCTTCGTTGATTGAAACCTTAGTTGCCGTTGGCGCATTTGAAGGGGCAATGAGTTTGAGCTTTATTGAGTTTGGATGTGGCAGGGCCGAGTTCTCGCGTTACATCAGTCTATACGTCTTAACGCAACTGGCAATTTCTTCCGAGGATCACTCTAAGTCGAATTTTAACGAGTTCGTGTTGATTGATAGAGCAGCAAACAGAATGAAATTCGATAAAAAGATTAAGGACGATTTCTTGGAGATAACATCAAGTGCTGAATcccaaaaattgaactGCCCCAGCATAAAGAGGACAAAGATAGACATTAGGGACTTAAAGTTAGATGCTATTCTAACATCAACATGTGAGGACAAGAGCCAGTATGTTTGCATCTCTAAACACCTTTGTGGTGTAGCTACAGATCTAACCTTAAGATGCATAAGAAATAGTTCAGTTCTACATGGTGATAACAACGATAGATCGAATTCTAAACTGAGAGCAATTTGTATTGCCATGTGCTGCAGACATGCTTGTGACCACAGTGATTATGTCAACCGCGGTTACATCACATCACTTCTTGACAAATATAAGTCCAATGATTCCCTCCTAACATATGAAAGCTTCTTCCGTATGCTGACTAAATTCTGTTCCTGGGCTACTTGCGGAAGAAAACTAGGTACGACTATTACGGACACAGTGAACGTTGCGGAATCGTTTGAAGGCGCCGAACCATATAAAATGACTATTAAAGAGAGAGAAAACATTGGTCTAATGGCAAGACGTATTATCGACGAGGGCAGGTTAACCTATGTAAGAGAAACTTTTTTAGAATTTGATGCAGAACTGATTAAGTACGTGGATTCTGATGTATCCCTAGAGAACGTTGCCATGTTGGTTTATAGAAAATAG
- the YGK3 gene encoding serine/threonine protein kinase YGK3 (similar to Saccharomyces cerevisiae MCK1 (YNL307C) and YGK3 (YOL128C); ancestral locus Anc_3.41), whose product MLKGKNVFGSIPNRMTKFEGEQYFINDIVSIKSRQKSKMYVKEGKRIGRGSFGTVTQSYLSKNNTEWSGPYAIKRVVKFPKVESLELEILQNIKHPNLVSLEFFFESQCATKDGGQLCQKNFVMEYIPQTLSSEIYQNFDNGYKLPTKHIKLYAFQILRALLTLHSMNICHGDLKPSNILIVPGTGIAKICDFGSAQRLEGNEEPKTYFCSRFYRAPELLLNLKNYTTQIDIWSLGCIIGEMIEGQPLFKGDNAKSQLDEIAKLLGRLPPEHESSVNESQELKGALHDCKFKKFMRWFPNIEFFDVEFLLKVLVYDSVKRWDAKQLMAHEFFDALRNETYFLPRSSSMPVHLPDLFSFSASEKKTLGDYYNLIIPSSD is encoded by the coding sequence ATGcttaaaggaaaaaacgTTTTCGGGAGCATTCCCAACAGAATGACAAAATTTGAGGGCGAGCAGTACTTTATCAATGATATCGTTTCGATTAAAAGCAGGCAAAAGAGCAAGATGTACGTCAAAGAAGGGAAACGAATAGGCCGTGGCTCGTTTGGCACCGTAACCCAGTCATACCTATCAAAAAACAATACTGAGTGGTCAGGTCCTTATGCTATTAAAAGAGTCGTTAAATTTCCCAAAGTCGAATCCTTAGAGTTGGAGATCTTGCAAAACATCAAACATCCAAATTTAGTTTCtttagaatttttcttcgagaGCCAGTGTGCCACCAAGGATGGTGGACAACtatgccaaaaaaattttgttatGGAGTATATTCCTCAAACTTTGAGTTCTGAAATCTATCAAAATTTCGATAACGGTTACAAGTTGCCTACAAAACACATCAAGTTGTACGCTTTCCAGATACTTCGAGCACTTCTTACCTTACATTCCATGAACATATGCCATGGCGATCTCAAACCGAGTAATATACTTATTGTTCCAGGTACCGGCATTGCTAAAATATGCGATTTCGGCTCAGCACAACGATTAGAGGGCAACGAAGAGCCGAAGACTTATTTCTGTTCGAGGTTTTATAGAGCGCCTGAACTGCTtttaaatttgaagaattataCAACGCAGATAGATATATGGTCGCTTGGTTGCATAATAGGCGAGATGATAGAAGGCCAGcctcttttcaaaggtgATAATGCTAAATCACAGCTAGACGAGATAGCCAAACTATTAGGACGGCTTCCTCCTGAACATGAAAGTTCTGTAAACGAGTCTCAAGAATTGAAAGGTGCCTTGCATGACTGtaaattcaagaaatttatGCGTTGGTTCCCAAATATAGAGTTTTTTGACGTGGAATTCTTATTGAAAGTACTGGTCTATGATTCCGTTAAAAGATGGGATGCTAAACAATTGATGGCTCACGAATTTTTTGACGCGTTGAGGAATGAAACCTATTTTTTGCCAAGAAGTTCAAGTATGCCAGTGCATCTACCGGATTTATTTAGTTTCAGCGCATCGGAGAAAAAGACTCTTGGAGACTACTACAATTTAATTATACCATCATCGGACTAG
- the MDH2 gene encoding malate dehydrogenase MDH2 (similar to Saccharomyces cerevisiae MDH2 (YOL126C); ancestral locus Anc_3.45), which produces MPHSVTPSIEQDSLKIAILGAAGGIGQSLSLLLKAQLQYRLKESNRTVTHIHLALYDVNQEAVNGVTADLSHIDTPISVSSHSPAGGIENCLNNASIVVIPAGVPRKPGMTRDDLFNVNAGIISQLGDSIAECCDLSKVFVLVISNPVNSLVPVMVSNILKNHPQSRNSGIERRIMGVTKLDIVRASTFLREINIESGLTPRVNSMPDVPVIGGHSGETIIPLFSQSNFLSRLNTDQLKYLIHRVQYGGDEVVKAKNGKGSATLSMAHAGYKCVAQFVSLLLGNIDQIHGTYYVPLKDANNFPVAPGADQLLPLVDDAAYFAVPLTITTKGVSYVDYDIVNRMNEMERNEMLPICVSQLKKNIEKGLEFIASRSAST; this is translated from the coding sequence ATGCCTCACTCAGTCACCCCATCCATTGAACAAGATTCTTTAAAAATTGCCATTTTAGGTGCCGCTGGAGGTATCGGGCAATCGTTGTCACTGCTTTTGAAGGCTCAGTTGCAATATCGGTTGAAGGAGAGTAACCGCACCGTTACCCACATCCATCTCGCTCTCTACGATGTTAACCAAGAGGCCGTCAATGGTGTCACTGCTGACTTGTCTCACATAGACACTCCTATTTCTGTGTCCAGCCACTCCCCCGCAGGCGGCATTGAGAACTGTTTGAATAACGCTTCCATTGTTGTTATCCCTGCAGGTGTTCCTAGAAAGCCAGGTATGACTCGCGATGACTTGTTCAACGTGAACGCCGGTATTATAAGCCAATTAGGCGATTCTATTGCCGAATGCTGCGACCTTTCCAAGGTCTTTGTCCTTGTGATTTCCAACCCTGTCAATTCTCTGGTCCCCGTGATGGTTTCTAACATTCTCAAGAATCATCCTCAATCCAGAAATTCTGGTATCGAAAGAAGAATCATGGGTGTTACTAAGCTCGACATTGTAAGAGCTTCCACTTTCCTACGCGAGATAAACATCGAATCCGGGCTCACTCCCCGTGTCAATTCCATGCCTGACGTGCCCGTAATCGGCGGACATTCCGGCGAGACTATCATTCCATTGTTTTCTCAATCAAACTTTTTATCCAGATTGAATACGGACCAATTGAAGTATCTAATACATAGAGTTCAGTACGGTGGCGATGAAGTGGTCAAGGCCAAGAACGGTAAAGGCAGTGCCACGTTATCCATGGCCCACGCGGGTTACAAGTGTGTCGCCCAATTTGTTTCTCTACTATTGGGTAACATTGACCAAATTCACGGAACCTACTACGTGCCATTGAAAGATGCGAATAACTTCCCCGTAGCACCTGGCGCAGACCAATTACTACCACTAGTGGACGATGCAGCCTACTTTGCCGTGCCCTTAACCATCACTACGAAAGGTGTCTCCTACGTGGATTACGACATCGTTAATAGAATGAACGAAATGGAGCGCAACGAAATGTTGCCAATCTGTGTTTCCCAATTAAAGAAGAACATTGAAAAGGGCTTGGAATTCATCGCATCGAGATCTGCTTCGACTTAA
- the TRM11 gene encoding tRNA (guanine-N2-)-methyltransferase (similar to Saccharomyces cerevisiae TRM11 (YOL124C); ancestral locus Anc_3.48), with translation MKRYLLYMVQVHLNFRRAELESLADLYNLSIDFSQYNTESPFFVVELEDDQQARDWVKRSILTRGIYEYWGQGTTLDELHQDIQRKSNFEQDLQLKFKHSTFKFEFECYKGNNKANRIKQIETFRYLDFEGKIDIKHPQEVFTVIEEYTPISENVGGKTPTRIFFGRQVQMSNRSAMEKYDLKKRPYKGTTSFEAELSLVSANIAQVKPGTIMYDPFAGTGSFLVAGGHFGSLVIGSDIDGRMIRGKGAQVNISANFKKYDESSQFLDVLTMDFTNNALRSNLTIDTILCDPPYGIRESIKVLGAKDPERFLGKEDLVINGEKAYLRRDYIPTKKPYALDSLLDDLLQYSSERLPIDGRLAFWMPTANDANIETIVPMHENLELKYNCVQEFNKWSRRLLVYINRGDTFNGPSNHGLVRSKDNFRDRYFNNFN, from the coding sequence ATGAAGAGGTACCTGCTTTATATGGTTCAAGTTCACTTGAACTTTAGAAGGGCAGAGCTAGAATCGCTAGCAGATTTATATAATCTTTCAATAGACTTCTCCCAGTATAACACCGAAAGtccattttttgttgtaGAACTAGAAGACGACCAGCAAGCTAGGGATTGGGTCAAGAGATCTATTTTGACTAGAGGTATTTACGAGTATTGGGGACAGGGTACAACGCTGGATGAATTGCATCAAGATATCCAGCGTAAGTCTAATTTTGAACAAGATCTACAATTAAAATTTAAGCATTCCACTTTCAAGTTCGAATTCGAATGCTACAAAGGTAATAATAAAGCTAACAGAATAAAACAAATTGAAACTTTCCGTTACCTGGACTTTGAGGGGAAGATTGACATAAAGCATCCTCAAGAAGTCTTTACCGTTATAGAAGAGTACACTCCAATATCGGAAAATGTTGGGGGGAAGACTCCCACAAGGATTTTTTTCGGTAGACAGGTTCAAATGAGTAATAGAAGTGCCATGGAGAAATAcgacttgaagaaaaggccTTACAAGGGTACAACGAGTTTCGAAGCGGAATTATCGTTGGTTAGTGCCAACATAGCTCAGGTGAAACCGGGAACTATAATGTACGATCCATTCGCAGGCACGGGCTCCTTCTTGGTTGCCGGTGGACATTTCGGTTCTTTAGTTATCGGTTCCGATATCGACGGCAGGATGATTCGAGGGAAGGGGGCCCAAGTGAACATCTCAGccaacttcaaaaaatatgacGAAAGTTCTCAATTCCTCGATGTGTTAACCATGGACTTCACAAATAATGCATTAAGAAGCAACCTCACCATTGACACCATATTGTGTGATCCTCCTTATGGAATAAGAGAGAGTATCAAAGTCCTGGGCGCTAAGGATCCGGAAAGATTCCTTGGGAAGGAAGATTTGGTGATTAATGGTGAAAAGGCGTATTTGCGCCGCGATTATATCCCGACTAAAAAACCATATGCTTTGGATTCATTGTTGGACGATCTTTTACAATACTCTTCTGAAAGATTACCGATCGACGGGAGGTTAGCCTTCTGGATGCCCACGGCAAACGATGCCAACATTGAAACCATTGTGCCGATGCATGAGAACCTAGAGCTGAAGTATAATTGCGTACAGGAATTCAACAAATGGTCAAGGAGACTACTGGTCTATATCAATCGGGGTGATACTTTTAATGGGCCGAGTAATCATGGATTAGTACGTTCGAAGGATAATTTCAGGGACCGGTACTTCAACAACTTCAATTAA
- the RPL25 gene encoding 60S ribosomal protein uL23 (similar to Saccharomyces cerevisiae RPL25 (YOL127W); ancestral locus Anc_3.43) encodes MAPSAKATAAKKAVVKGTNGKKALKVRTSATFRLPKTLKLARAPKYASKAVPHYNRLDSYKVIEQPITSETAMKKVEDGNILVFQVSMKANKYQIKKAVKELYEVDVLNVNTLVRPNGTKKAYVRLTADYDALDIANRIGYI; translated from the exons ATGGCTCCATCTG cTAAGGCTACTGCCGCTAAAAAAGCTGTCGTTAAGGGTACCAATGGTAAGAAGGCTTTGAAGGTCAGAACCTCCGCTACCTTCAGATTACCAAAGACCTTGAAGTTGGCTAGAGCTCCAAAATATGCTTCCAAGGCTGTTCCACACTACAACAGATTGGACTCATACAAAGTCATTGAACAACCAATCACTTCTGAAACTGCTATGAAGAAGGTTGAAGATGGTAACATTTTGGTTTTCCAAGTTTCCATGAAAGCTAACAAATACCAAATCAAGAAGGCCGTCAAGGAATTATATGAAGTTGATGTATTGAACGTTAACACTTTGGTTAGACCAAACGGTACCAAGAAGGCTTACGTTAGATTAACTGCTGACTACGATGCTTTGGACATTGCTAACAGAATCGGTTACATTTAA